One Hordeum vulgare subsp. vulgare chromosome 4H, MorexV3_pseudomolecules_assembly, whole genome shotgun sequence DNA window includes the following coding sequences:
- the LOC123448291 gene encoding ATP-citrate synthase alpha chain protein 2, which yields MARKKIREYDSKRLLKEHLKRLAAIDLHILSAQVTQSTDFAELVNQHPWLSTTKLVVKPDMLFGKRGKSGLVALNLDVAQVKEFVKDRLGVEVEMGVCKAPITTFIVEPFVPHDQEYYLSIVSERLGSTISFSECGGIEIEENWDKVKTVFLPTEKPMTPDACAPLIATLPLEARGKIGDFIKGVFAVFQDLDFSFIEMNPFTMVNEEPYPLDMRGELDDTASFKNFKKWGNVEFPLPFGRVLSSTESFIHELDDKTSASLKFTVLNTKGRIWTMVAGGGASVIYADTVGDLGYASELGNYAEYSGAPNEEEVLQYARVVLDCATADPDGRKRALLIGGGIANFTDVAATFSGIIRALREKESKLKASRMYLYVRRGGPNYQTGLAKMRKLGAEIGVPIEVYGPEATMTGICKQAIECIMAA from the exons ATGGCGCGCAAGAAGATTCGGGAGTACGACTCCAAGCGCCTCCTCAAGGAGCACCTCAAGCGCCTGGCCGCCATCGACCTGCACATCCTCTCCGCCCAG GTAACACAATCGACGGATTTTGCGGAGCTTGTAAACCAGCATCCATGGCTGTCGACCACCAAACTGGTTGTGAAGCCTGACATGCTGTTCGGGAAGCGTGGGAAGAGTGGACTTGTGGCACTCAACCTGGATGTAGCCCAAGTCAAGGAGTTTGTGAAGGATCGGTTGGGAGTTGAG GTTGAGATGGGCGTCTGCAAAGCTCCAATTACCACCTTTATAGTTGAGCCGTTTGTCCCCCACGATCAAGAATACTATCTTTCAATTGTGTCCGAAAGGTTGGGTAGCACCATTAGCttctcggaatgtggaggcattgaAATCGAGGAAAACTGGGACAAGGTTAAGACAGTCTTTCTTCCGACTGAGAAGCCAATGACACCTGATGCTTGTGCTCCCTTGATTGCAACCCTTCCATTGGAG GCACGCGGAAAGATTGGTGATTTCATTAAAGGAGTGTTTGCTGTCTTCCAAG ACTTAGATTTCTCATTTATTGAGATGAACCCATTCACCATGGTGAATGAGGAGCCATATCCTCTGGACATGAGAGGAGAATTGGATGACACTGCATCTTTCAAGAACTTCAAGAA GTGGGGAAATGTAGAATTCCCTCTACCATTCGGCAGAGTTCTCAGTTCTACAGAAAGTTTTATCCATGAGCTGGACGATAAG ACCAGTGCGTCTTTAAAGTTCACAGTTTTGAACACAAAGGGACGCATCTGGACAATGGTTGCTGGAGGTGGTGCCAGTGTCATATACGCCGACACA GTTGGAGATTTGGGATATGCTTCAGAGTTAGGAAATTACGCAGAATACAGTGGTGCTCCCAACGAGGAGGAGGTTCTGCAGTATGCTAGAGTAGTACTTGAT TGTGCGACTGCGGACCCTGATGGCCGCAAGAGAGCCCTTCTCATTGGAGGTGGTATAGCCAACTTCACTGATGTTGCTGCCACCTTTAGTGGCATCATTCGGGCATTAAGAGAGAAG GAATCCAAGTTAAAGGCATCCAGGATGTACCTCTATGTTCGACGAGGTGGTCCAAACTACCAAACTGGACTGGCGAAAATGCGCAAGCTTGGTGCAGAAATCGGTGTTCCGATTGAG GTATATGGACCCGAAGCAACAATGACTGGCATCTGCAAGCAGGCGATTGAATGCATTATGGCAGCTTAA